Proteins from one Procambarus clarkii isolate CNS0578487 chromosome 40, FALCON_Pclarkii_2.0, whole genome shotgun sequence genomic window:
- the LOC138372892 gene encoding perilipin-4-like, whose protein sequence is MQSAHRRNSPVIKGTVIKGTVIKGTVIKGTVFKGTVLKGTVIKGTVIKGTVIKGTVIKGTVLKGTVIKDTVIKGTVIKGTVIKGAVIKDTVLKVTVIKGTVIKGTVVKATVLKGTVIKGTVIKGTVFKATVLKGTVIKGTVIKVIKDTVIKGTVIKGTVIKGTVIKDTVLKDTVIKGTVIKGTVIKDTVLKDTVIKGTVIKGTVFKATVLKGTVIKGTVIKGTVIKSTVIKGTVLKGTVIKDTVIKGTVIKGTVFKGTVLKGTVIKGTVIKGTVIKGTVIKGTVIKDTVIKDTVFKGTVIKDTVIKGTVIKGTVIKGTVIKGTVMKGTVIKGTVIKGTVIKGTIIKGPVIKGTVIKVIKGTVIKSTVMKGTVIKGTVIKVTVIKDTVIKGTVIKGTVIKGTVIKGTVIKGTVIKGTVIKGTVLKGTVIKGTVIKGAVFKGTVLKGTVIKGTVIKGTVIKGTEADMKPLLLQIEEQVSQPPAKVEYKSVVGLVDLI, encoded by the exons ttatcaagggcacagttatcaagggcacagtaatcaagggcacagtaatcaagggcacagttttCAAGGGCACAGTActgaagggcacagttatcaagggtacAGTTATCAAGGGTACAGTTATCAAGGGTacagtaatcaagggcacagtactgaagggcacagttatcaaggacacagttatcaagggcacagtaatcaagggcacagttatcaagggcgcaGTTATCAAGGACACAGTTCTCAAggtcacagttatcaagggcacagtaatcaagggcacagttgTCAAGGCCACAGTActgaagggcacagttatcaagggcacagtaatcaagggcacagttttCAAGGCCACAGTActgaagggcacagttatcaagggtacAGTTATCAAGG ttatcaaggacacagttatcaagggcacagtaatcaagggcacagttatcaagggcacagttatcaaggacaCAGTTCTCAAGGAcacagtaatcaagggcacagtaatcaagggcacagttatcaaggacaCAGTTCTCAAggacacagttatcaagggcacagtaatcaagggcacagttttCAAGGCCACTGTActgaagggcacagttatcaagggtacAGTTATCAAGGGTACAGTTATCAAGAgcacagtaatcaagggcacagtactgaagggcacagttatcaaggacacagttatcaagggcacagtaatcaagggcacagttttCAAGGGCACAGTActgaagggcacagttatcaagggtacAGTTATCAAGggtacagttatcaagggcacagtaatcaagggcacagtaatcaaggACACAGTTATCAAGGACACAGTtttcaagggcacagtaatcaaggacacagttatcaagggcacagttatcaagggcacagttatcaagggcacagttatcaagggtacAGTTATgaagggcacagtaatcaagggcacagttatcaagggcacagttatcaagggtacAATTATCAAGGGCCcagtaatcaagggcacagttatcaagg ttatcaagggcacagttatcaagagcacagtaatgaagggcacagttatcaagggcacagttatcaaggtcaCAGTTATCAAggacacagttatcaagggcacagttatcaagggcacagttatcaagggcacagtaatcaagggcacagttatcaagggcacagttatcaagggcacagttatcaaaggCACAGTTTTgaagggcacagtaatcaagggcacagtaatcaagggcGCAGTTTTCAAGGGCACAGTActgaagggcacagttatcaagggcacagtaatcaagggcacagtaatcaagggcaca gaagctgatatgaagccgcTACTTCTGCAAATtgaagagcaagtctctcagcctcctgcaaaggTTGAGTACAAGtctgtggtcgggctggtcgacctgatatag